A window of Acinetobacter sp. TR3 contains these coding sequences:
- a CDS encoding acyltransferase family protein: MNKSYLSHIDILRAIAVLLVILHHLKVPYFNGGFIGVDIFLVISGYLITKNIKYEKLTTQHFSLKSFYSRRISRLAPSFFLVVFTVIIVFSLILTPTELNELFKTALSAITLNSNIYYSILLGNYFKINAETTPLLHLWSLSLEEQFYLIWPLTLIALLKFKNKTILILLTITILVSILISHIYAVKDPIKAYYLLTSRLFEFLLGACINFHKPHIVLKKYSTPIASIAIILLFITNVFINNESIFPSYNAAVICILSAIYITYGTEVKYKILQPLEYIGKISYPMYLWHWPIISYFTILSLNLDTNQKIIIFLLTIMLSILSYELIEKKIKNIFKNNNIIIVFLFIFPAIIIISIYQYRNYQLKDSKSTTTSETSIKCIDNNNHPIESCYFGEIKKQI; encoded by the coding sequence ATGAATAAAAGCTACCTGAGTCACATTGATATATTAAGGGCAATAGCCGTTTTACTGGTGATTTTACACCATCTTAAAGTTCCTTACTTTAATGGAGGATTTATTGGTGTAGATATATTTCTAGTCATATCAGGATATCTCATAACAAAAAATATAAAATATGAAAAATTAACAACCCAGCACTTTTCACTTAAATCATTTTACAGCAGACGCATTTCTCGCTTAGCACCATCATTTTTCTTGGTTGTTTTCACCGTAATAATTGTTTTCTCTCTCATTCTAACACCTACGGAATTGAATGAGTTGTTTAAAACTGCACTTTCAGCAATTACACTAAATTCAAATATTTATTACTCGATTTTATTAGGAAATTATTTCAAAATTAATGCTGAAACCACTCCATTACTTCACTTATGGTCTTTAAGTCTAGAAGAACAGTTCTATTTAATCTGGCCACTCACATTAATAGCATTGCTTAAATTTAAAAATAAAACTATATTAATATTATTAACAATTACAATTTTAGTATCAATTTTAATTTCACATATTTACGCAGTTAAAGACCCCATTAAAGCATACTATCTATTAACTTCTCGCCTTTTTGAATTTCTACTTGGTGCTTGCATTAATTTCCACAAACCACATATAGTATTAAAAAAATATTCAACTCCAATAGCATCTATTGCAATCATATTACTTTTTATTACAAATGTCTTTATTAATAATGAATCCATATTCCCATCATACAATGCAGCAGTTATATGTATACTTTCTGCCATATATATTACTTATGGTACAGAAGTAAAATACAAAATCCTACAACCACTTGAATATATAGGAAAAATATCCTACCCGATGTATTTGTGGCATTGGCCAATTATTTCATATTTTACAATTTTATCCTTAAATTTAGATACAAACCAAAAAATTATAATTTTCCTACTAACAATAATGCTTTCCATACTTAGCTATGAATTAATTGAAAAGAAAATTAAAAATATTTTTAAAAATAACAATATAATAATTGTTTTTTTATTCATTTTTCCAGCTATAATAATTATTAGCATATACCAATACAGAAATTACCAATTAAAGGATAGTAAAAGCACTACCACTTCTGAAACATCAATTAAATGCATAGATAATAATAATCACCCAATTGAAAGTTGTTATTTTGGAGAAATAAAAAAACAAATATAG
- the fcl gene encoding GDP-L-fucose synthase, whose protein sequence is MSQAKAQKIFIAGHQGMVGSALVRVLQQDTNNELVTACRETLDLSQQNAVLDFFKQQQFDQIYLAAAKVGGIYANQHYPAEFIYQNLMIQNNIIQAAHQTNVQKLLFLGSSCIYPKFAEQPIKEEALLTGYLEASNEPYAIAKIAGIKLCESYNRQYERDYRSVMPTNLYGVNDNFHDQNSHVIPALIQRIHIAKITKQKQVEIWGTGQAKREFLYVDDMAAACVHVMNTSLTQYQNVTETMQSHLNIGTGEEVTIQTLAQLICEVIGYYGELIFNHQKPDGTPRKVLDVSRLHQLGWKHRISLKQGLKQTYLWYLNHQGQLRSI, encoded by the coding sequence ATGAGTCAAGCCAAAGCACAGAAAATATTTATTGCAGGGCATCAGGGGATGGTTGGCTCTGCACTTGTGCGTGTATTACAGCAAGATACAAATAATGAACTTGTTACAGCATGTCGGGAAACTTTAGATTTAAGTCAGCAAAATGCAGTATTAGATTTTTTTAAACAGCAACAATTTGATCAGATTTATTTAGCTGCTGCCAAAGTCGGTGGAATTTATGCTAATCAGCATTATCCAGCCGAATTTATTTATCAGAATTTAATGATACAAAATAATATTATTCAGGCAGCACATCAGACAAATGTACAAAAACTATTATTTTTAGGCTCATCCTGTATTTATCCAAAATTTGCAGAACAACCCATTAAAGAAGAAGCATTATTAACAGGATACTTGGAAGCGAGCAATGAACCTTATGCCATTGCCAAGATTGCAGGGATTAAATTGTGTGAAAGTTATAATCGTCAGTACGAACGTGACTATCGTAGTGTTATGCCAACCAATTTATATGGTGTAAATGATAACTTTCACGATCAAAATAGTCATGTGATTCCAGCCTTAATACAACGTATTCACATTGCTAAAATTACCAAGCAAAAACAGGTTGAAATTTGGGGAACTGGGCAAGCAAAGAGGGAATTTCTTTATGTTGATGATATGGCAGCCGCCTGTGTACATGTGATGAATACATCTTTAACGCAATATCAAAATGTGACCGAAACAATGCAATCACATTTAAATATTGGTACAGGTGAAGAAGTGACAATACAGACACTTGCACAGCTGATTTGCGAAGTTATTGGATATTATGGGGAATTAATCTTTAATCACCAAAAACCAGATGGTACCCCCCGAAAAGTATTAGATGTTTCACGTTTGCATCAACTAGGTTGGAAACATCGAATTTCCTTAAAACAGGGATTAAAACAAACCTATTTATGGTATCTTAATCATCAAGGACAGCTAAGAAGTATATAG
- a CDS encoding glycosyltransferase family 4 protein has protein sequence MKKKILFITRNLPPLIGGMERLNWHIIDELSTDHDVLLISHLDARKIVPAKVSFYGVKLNPLFFFLILAFIKTFWICLTQRPDILFAGSGLTAPITVFWAKIFRKKSLVYIHGLDIGTDNPIYNLIWVPSIRMADKIIANSTPTSNICVQKGVHQDKLEIIFPGVSFPAPNKNQNLINILKAQFQLEDKKILISVGRLTTRKGILEFIENSLSTIIQSCPNTILVIIGDTPSQSLNKNLQSKESILIAAKKYNIQNNILFTGNISDDELLSSWYYLADIHIFPVKNIPNDPEGFGMVAIEAAAHGIPTIAFATGGIVDAVKHAETGYLIKNQSYSMFNKFTIQLLQNELVLNERLCKNYAEQFSWYNLKSKLQSLMDNL, from the coding sequence TTGAAAAAAAAAATTTTATTTATTACACGCAATTTACCTCCTCTTATTGGAGGTATGGAACGCTTAAATTGGCATATAATAGATGAGTTATCTACGGATCATGATGTTCTGCTGATTAGCCATCTTGATGCAAGAAAAATTGTACCAGCAAAAGTCTCATTTTACGGAGTAAAATTAAATCCATTATTTTTTTTCCTTATATTAGCTTTTATCAAAACTTTTTGGATCTGCTTAACACAACGTCCAGACATTTTATTTGCTGGTAGTGGCTTAACAGCCCCAATTACTGTTTTTTGGGCTAAGATTTTCCGTAAGAAAAGTTTAGTCTACATCCATGGATTAGATATAGGGACGGACAACCCAATCTATAATTTAATTTGGGTTCCTTCAATTAGAATGGCTGATAAAATAATTGCGAATAGCACTCCAACATCTAATATTTGTGTGCAAAAAGGAGTCCATCAAGATAAACTAGAAATTATTTTTCCAGGAGTAAGTTTCCCTGCCCCTAACAAAAATCAAAATCTTATAAATATTTTAAAAGCACAGTTTCAACTGGAAGATAAAAAAATTCTAATCTCTGTTGGTCGCCTAACAACACGTAAGGGTATTCTTGAATTTATAGAAAATAGCCTTTCAACAATTATTCAATCTTGTCCAAATACAATATTAGTGATTATTGGTGATACTCCATCTCAATCATTAAATAAAAACCTACAAAGCAAAGAGTCGATCCTTATTGCAGCAAAAAAATATAATATTCAGAATAATATACTTTTCACTGGCAATATCTCTGATGATGAGCTACTTTCTTCTTGGTATTATCTAGCAGATATTCATATTTTTCCTGTTAAAAATATTCCCAATGATCCTGAAGGTTTTGGGATGGTTGCTATTGAAGCAGCAGCACACGGTATACCAACAATCGCTTTTGCTACAGGAGGAATTGTGGATGCTGTTAAACATGCAGAGACAGGATATTTAATTAAAAATCAGAGTTATTCTATGTTTAATAAATTTACAATACAGCTTTTGCAAAATGAACTTGTATTAAACGAAAGGCTATGCAAGAACTATGCTGAACAATTTTCTTGGTATAATTTAAAAAGTAAATTACAGTCTTTAATGGATAATTTATGA
- a CDS encoding SGNH hydrolase domain-containing protein, which translates to MIDIFAKDANMKGYEITYSSTAYLINLDRYTINNKTKEIKKEDNFYNINKFIEKHIYNNNFKYVVMGGYFPHNWERSIYSRKNNNFIDKSKSKEFFYWGLKKTILSIIQSGAKPIIINDNPILMDVDVNCHLRSFKKSCNFPRIKHDSDFTEWQRMLIELQKSFPSLIVIDFTDIICNKEECFSSLQNTSLYRDQQHLTYEGSSILGKIYLQKHTNPFLQGHNN; encoded by the coding sequence ATGATTGATATATTTGCCAAAGATGCAAATATGAAAGGTTATGAAATAACATATTCTTCCACAGCATATCTAATAAATTTAGATAGATATACAATAAACAATAAAACAAAAGAAATCAAAAAAGAGGATAATTTTTATAATATAAACAAATTTATAGAAAAACATATTTATAACAATAATTTTAAATATGTGGTTATGGGCGGATATTTTCCACATAATTGGGAAAGAAGTATTTATTCAAGAAAAAATAATAATTTTATCGACAAATCAAAGTCAAAAGAATTTTTTTATTGGGGGCTAAAAAAAACCATTTTATCTATTATACAATCTGGAGCCAAACCAATTATCATTAATGACAATCCAATTTTGATGGATGTTGACGTAAATTGCCATCTTCGATCATTCAAAAAAAGCTGTAATTTCCCTCGGATCAAGCATGACAGTGATTTTACTGAATGGCAAAGAATGCTAATCGAACTGCAAAAGTCATTCCCATCACTTATTGTAATTGATTTTACAGATATCATTTGCAATAAAGAGGAATGCTTTTCATCACTGCAAAATACTTCTTTATATCGAGATCAACAGCATCTAACCTATGAAGGTTCAAGTATTTTAGGTAAAATTTACCTTCAAAAGCATACCAATCCTTTTTTGCAAGGTCATAACAATTGA
- a CDS encoding glycosyltransferase, which translates to MIKAEDFDGKISIITAIYNAEDCIHHLIESLRMQTDQNFEWVVVDGLSTDSTLETLKKIVDLNIKIISEADFGIYDALNKGIKACEGEYYLVAGADDIFYSNAVKDYKNALEGRVDMVTAQIKIGQYISKPSNKPSWWVGQFHWVSAHALGLLIRKELHHQYGYYSRKFPIAADQLFIKKCCQSGVNVKYIDCLVGEFGVEGVSSYDAIGTCTEAFRVQLLTEKNKWVQYILFILKLTKRMFIRF; encoded by the coding sequence ATGATCAAAGCAGAAGATTTTGATGGGAAAATTAGTATTATTACAGCCATTTATAATGCAGAAGATTGTATTCATCATTTAATTGAAAGTCTAAGGATGCAAACGGATCAAAATTTTGAATGGGTTGTAGTGGATGGATTATCTACAGATAGTACTTTAGAAACTTTAAAAAAGATTGTTGACTTAAATATAAAAATAATCTCAGAAGCTGATTTTGGAATCTACGATGCACTGAATAAAGGGATTAAGGCTTGTGAGGGAGAGTATTATCTAGTTGCTGGTGCAGATGATATATTTTATTCAAATGCTGTGAAGGATTATAAGAATGCACTTGAAGGAAGAGTAGATATGGTAACTGCACAAATCAAGATAGGGCAATATATATCAAAGCCAAGTAATAAACCGTCTTGGTGGGTGGGACAATTTCATTGGGTTTCTGCACATGCTTTAGGGTTATTGATTCGGAAAGAATTACATCATCAATATGGTTATTATTCAAGAAAGTTTCCAATCGCTGCAGATCAATTATTTATCAAAAAATGTTGTCAAAGTGGAGTGAACGTAAAATATATAGATTGTTTGGTTGGAGAGTTTGGAGTTGAGGGCGTAAGCTCATATGATGCTATTGGAACATGTACAGAGGCATTTCGTGTTCAGCTCCTTACTGAAAAAAATAAATGGGTTCAATATATATTGTTTATACTAAAGTTAACTAAAAGAATGTTTATTAGGTTCTAA
- a CDS encoding glycosyltransferase family 4 protein has protein sequence MKIKFDSAIFCNQRFGGISRYFFELSNEINSLNRNDDLKIVAPLYKNEYIRESKFTKGYYWGEYPKYTNQLYRYFNYFIDNLDDKIFSYDICHMTYYKPYVNNSKSKKIITVYDMIHEIFPDNFNTNDETRKNKEISINRCDHVICISEKTKSDLINILNIPEEKISVIYLGVSLDVGIPIEKKDDYILYVGSRNGYKNFKNFIKAYSINNYLKNRIKLYVFGGGAFSKEELSLFNSLGISESYIIHIGNDDLILDSLYKNALAFVYPSLYEGFGLPPLEAMIRGCPVVVSNTSSIPEVVGDAGLYFNPNSVEDMSEALSKIIFDTSLRESLVADGIEHVKKFTWKNCAIQTREVYESLL, from the coding sequence ATGAAAATAAAATTTGATTCTGCAATTTTTTGCAATCAAAGGTTTGGAGGTATCTCAAGATATTTTTTTGAACTATCAAATGAAATTAATTCTTTAAATAGAAATGATGATCTTAAAATAGTCGCTCCATTATATAAAAATGAATATATTAGGGAGTCAAAATTTACAAAAGGATATTATTGGGGTGAATATCCAAAATACACAAATCAGTTATATAGATATTTTAATTATTTTATAGATAATTTGGATGATAAGATATTTTCATATGATATTTGTCATATGACTTATTATAAGCCATATGTTAATAATTCAAAGTCTAAAAAAATTATTACAGTATATGATATGATTCATGAAATATTTCCAGATAATTTTAATACTAATGATGAAACTAGAAAGAATAAAGAAATTTCTATTAATCGTTGTGATCATGTAATTTGTATCTCTGAAAAAACTAAATCTGATTTAATTAATATATTAAATATCCCTGAGGAAAAAATTTCTGTTATATATTTGGGGGTGAGTTTAGATGTTGGTATTCCAATTGAAAAAAAAGATGATTATATTTTGTATGTGGGTTCGCGTAATGGATATAAGAATTTTAAAAATTTTATTAAAGCATATTCAATTAATAATTACTTAAAAAATAGAATAAAATTATATGTTTTTGGTGGTGGGGCATTTTCAAAAGAGGAATTAAGTCTATTTAACAGCTTAGGTATTAGTGAGTCATATATTATTCATATAGGAAATGATGACCTTATATTAGATAGTCTATATAAGAATGCTTTAGCTTTTGTATACCCATCTTTATACGAGGGGTTCGGTTTACCTCCATTAGAGGCAATGATTAGAGGATGTCCCGTAGTGGTTAGTAATACTAGTTCTATTCCAGAAGTCGTTGGGGATGCTGGTTTATATTTTAATCCTAATTCAGTAGAAGATATGAGTGAGGCTTTATCTAAAATTATTTTTGACACAAGTTTGAGGGAGTCACTTGTAGCTGATGGTATTGAGCATGTAAAAAAATTTACTTGGAAGAATTGTGCTATACAAACTAGAGAAGTTTATGAGAGTTTACTTTGA
- the gmd gene encoding GDP-mannose 4,6-dehydratase, giving the protein MKKALITGITGQDGSYLAEFLLEKGYEVHGIKRRSSLFNTQRIDHLYQDPHIDGKRLILHYGDLTDSSNLTRILQQVQPDEVYNLAAQSHVAVSFESPEYTADVDALGTLRLLEAIRFLGLEKKTKFYQASTSELYGLVQETPQTETTPFYPRSPYAVAKLYAYWITINYREAYGIYACNGILFNHESPRRGETFVTRKITRGLAYIALGLEKCLYLGNLNALRDWGHAKDYVRMQWLMLQQEQPEDFVIATGQQFSVRQFIQWSAQELGIYLRFEGEGVDEIAVVEQIIGNIATGLKVGDIIVRVDARYFRPTEVETLLGEPQKAKEKLGWIPEITVQEMCKEMVQEDLKLAQRNALLKQSGHEVFLPWEADR; this is encoded by the coding sequence ATGAAAAAAGCACTGATTACAGGTATTACAGGACAAGATGGTTCATATCTAGCCGAATTTCTGTTAGAAAAAGGTTATGAAGTTCATGGGATTAAACGTCGTTCATCATTGTTTAATACACAGCGGATTGACCATTTGTACCAAGACCCACATATAGATGGAAAACGTCTAATTCTACATTATGGTGATTTAACTGATTCATCAAATCTAACCCGTATTTTGCAGCAAGTACAACCTGATGAAGTCTATAACTTAGCTGCACAATCGCATGTAGCAGTAAGTTTTGAATCTCCTGAATACACCGCAGATGTGGATGCCTTAGGAACATTACGTTTACTTGAGGCGATTCGGTTTTTAGGCCTAGAGAAAAAAACTAAATTTTATCAAGCATCTACTTCTGAATTATATGGTCTAGTACAAGAAACACCACAAACAGAAACAACACCATTTTATCCTCGGTCACCTTATGCAGTTGCAAAATTATATGCCTATTGGATTACAATTAATTATCGTGAAGCCTATGGAATATATGCTTGTAATGGCATTCTGTTTAACCATGAATCTCCTCGTCGTGGTGAAACTTTTGTGACTCGCAAAATTACTCGAGGGTTAGCATATATCGCTTTAGGTTTAGAAAAATGCTTATATCTTGGTAATTTAAATGCTTTGCGAGATTGGGGGCATGCTAAAGATTATGTTCGTATGCAATGGTTAATGTTGCAACAAGAACAGCCGGAAGATTTTGTGATTGCCACTGGACAACAGTTTTCAGTTCGCCAATTCATTCAATGGTCTGCACAAGAATTAGGTATTTATTTACGATTTGAAGGTGAAGGGGTAGATGAAATAGCAGTGGTTGAACAAATAATAGGTAATATTGCCACAGGGTTAAAAGTTGGGGATATTATTGTACGAGTGGATGCTCGTTATTTTAGACCTACTGAAGTAGAAACATTATTAGGTGAACCACAAAAAGCTAAAGAAAAATTAGGCTGGATTCCTGAAATTACTGTGCAAGAGATGTGTAAGGAAATGGTACAGGAAGATTTAAAGCTAGCCCAACGTAATGCTTTATTAAAACAATCTGGACATGAAGTCTTTTTACCGTGGGAAGCGGATAGATGA
- a CDS encoding mannose-1-phosphate guanylyltransferase/mannose-6-phosphate isomerase has product MIVPVILAGGSGTRLWPLSRQSYPKQFLHLVDEKYTMLQLTLKRLENLSQKTLAPIVVCNEDHRFVVAEQLRQINIEQASIILEPCAKNTAPAITLAALRAQELYPEQNITLLILSADHYIADITSFQNSILLAESQAQLEKLVIFGVKPTEPNIGYGYIQLGEQIINKKIYKLDKFVEKPDIHTAEHYVSSQNYLWNSGMFMFQTQIFLQELKKYQINIYQNCLNAWQYKTKDLDFIRIGLNEFQQCPEDSIDYAIMEHTTQGVVVGLDVGWNDLGSWSSLWQSNQKDEQQNVIFGDVLTEQSQSNYIYASSRLVTVLGVENLIVVETKDAVLIAHQDKSQEIKSIVAQLKQQQRIELLQHKEVVRPWGKYDCIDVGERYQVKRITVNPKAKLSLQLHHHRAEHWVVVKGTAKVINGEKQYYVTENESTFIPLGTMHSLENPGCIPLELIEIQSGSYLSEDDIIRFKDQYGRA; this is encoded by the coding sequence ATGATTGTACCTGTGATTTTAGCGGGTGGTTCTGGTACAAGATTGTGGCCACTGTCTCGACAATCTTATCCTAAACAATTTTTGCATTTGGTTGATGAAAAGTACACCATGTTGCAATTAACATTAAAACGTTTGGAAAATTTGTCACAAAAAACGTTAGCACCGATTGTGGTATGTAATGAAGATCATCGTTTTGTTGTTGCGGAACAATTACGCCAAATTAATATTGAGCAAGCTTCTATTATTTTAGAGCCTTGTGCAAAGAATACTGCACCAGCAATTACTCTAGCGGCTTTAAGAGCACAAGAATTATATCCCGAGCAAAATATTACATTACTAATATTATCCGCAGATCATTATATTGCCGATATCACTAGTTTTCAGAACAGTATTCTGCTTGCTGAATCGCAAGCACAATTAGAGAAATTAGTAATCTTTGGTGTAAAACCGACTGAACCCAATATAGGTTATGGTTATATTCAACTAGGTGAACAAATAATAAATAAAAAAATATATAAACTAGATAAATTTGTAGAAAAACCAGATATTCATACCGCAGAACATTATGTATCAAGTCAAAATTATTTGTGGAATAGTGGAATGTTTATGTTTCAAACACAAATTTTTCTGCAAGAATTAAAAAAATATCAAATTAATATTTATCAAAATTGTTTAAATGCATGGCAATATAAAACTAAAGATTTAGACTTTATTCGGATCGGTTTAAATGAGTTTCAACAATGCCCAGAAGACTCAATTGACTATGCGATTATGGAGCATACTACACAAGGTGTTGTAGTTGGGCTTGATGTAGGGTGGAATGATTTAGGTTCATGGTCATCATTATGGCAGTCTAATCAAAAAGATGAACAACAAAATGTAATATTTGGAGATGTTCTTACTGAACAAAGTCAAAGTAATTATATTTATGCATCTTCTCGTTTAGTGACAGTCTTAGGGGTGGAAAATCTCATTGTGGTTGAAACCAAAGATGCTGTTCTTATTGCACATCAGGATAAATCACAAGAAATAAAAAGTATTGTTGCACAATTAAAACAGCAACAAAGAATAGAATTATTACAACATAAAGAAGTAGTTAGACCTTGGGGAAAATATGATTGTATTGATGTTGGAGAACGCTATCAAGTTAAACGGATTACAGTGAATCCTAAAGCAAAGTTATCGTTACAATTACATCATCATCGAGCAGAGCATTGGGTTGTGGTTAAAGGTACAGCAAAAGTAATAAATGGTGAGAAACAGTATTATGTGACTGAAAATGAATCAACATTTATTCCTTTAGGTACAATGCATAGTTTGGAGAACCCAGGTTGTATTCCCTTAGAATTAATAGAAATTCAGTCAGGTAGTTATCTTAGTGAAGATGATATTATACGCTTCAAAGATCAATATGGGCGTGCTTAG
- a CDS encoding GDP-mannose 4,6-dehydratase, producing MNKTALIFGISGQDGAYLAKFLLNQGYSVYGTSRKDYLDNFHKLNINHLAHIFNVNLESYFEIEQLIISINPNEIYYLASQSSVAISFTLPAETIKSCTLGLLNILETCRNHQLNTKIYNAGSSECFGDSLGIPICEKTIFAPKSPYAIGKSSSHWLVQTYRDAYSIFVCTGFLFNHESRLRPDTFVTKKIISTAQRIAAGSKETLILGRLDIYRDWGFAPEYVEAMWEILQAQEPDDFIIATGVSYSLKDFVVNVFENLNLDWEKYTRQSEEFFRPNELLVSRADPSKAEQKLKWKAQKTMPETVKCMLYELDK from the coding sequence TTGAATAAGACGGCATTAATTTTTGGAATATCAGGTCAAGATGGTGCTTATCTTGCAAAATTTTTACTCAATCAGGGATATTCCGTTTATGGTACTTCTAGGAAAGACTATCTTGATAATTTTCATAAACTTAATATTAATCATCTAGCTCATATATTTAATGTTAACCTAGAATCATATTTTGAAATTGAACAGCTTATTATCTCCATTAATCCTAATGAGATTTATTATTTAGCAAGCCAATCCTCTGTTGCTATTTCATTCACATTACCAGCAGAAACAATTAAAAGTTGTACTTTGGGCTTACTCAATATTCTTGAAACTTGTCGAAATCATCAACTGAATACAAAGATTTATAATGCGGGTTCAAGTGAATGTTTTGGTGATAGTTTAGGAATACCAATTTGCGAAAAAACTATTTTTGCACCTAAAAGCCCATACGCTATTGGAAAATCATCTAGCCATTGGCTAGTACAGACATATCGAGATGCATATTCAATTTTTGTATGTACAGGTTTTTTATTTAATCATGAGTCAAGATTGAGACCTGATACGTTTGTTACTAAAAAAATCATATCAACAGCTCAGCGTATTGCTGCTGGTTCAAAAGAAACTCTTATCTTAGGCAGGCTTGATATTTATAGGGATTGGGGCTTTGCTCCAGAATATGTGGAAGCTATGTGGGAAATTTTGCAGGCTCAAGAACCAGATGACTTCATTATTGCGACTGGCGTTAGTTATTCTTTGAAAGATTTTGTGGTTAATGTCTTTGAAAATCTAAATTTAGATTGGGAAAAATATACCCGACAATCAGAAGAGTTTTTTAGACCTAACGAGTTACTTGTTAGCCGGGCAGATCCATCTAAAGCAGAGCAGAAATTAAAATGGAAAGCTCAAAAAACAATGCCAGAGACAGTTAAATGTATGCTTTATGAACTGGATAAGTAA
- a CDS encoding glycosyltransferase family 4 protein, whose protein sequence is MTTSKPAIWFPAIRTHTGTDVFTERLVEGLNKQGIKAEITWLPLRAEYLPWTVPIPSPPKWATIVHVNTWLHTRFLPKQLPVIATLHHAIHDPELHPRKGMLRAAYHRYWIAPNERRVMQLANHVTAVSQFVAKMAQQTLCNVPIQVIYNSIDTDKYKPSHYHKKSNEQFQLLYVGAWRNLKGVDLLFPIISKLGDNFKLQYTGGEAAKKDSIYMPPNTHDLGKLTHEQVIKAMQNADALLFPSRSEGFGLVVIEAMACGLPVVITNGSALTELINHGVTGLLCEKDNIQDFVETIQYLKRNPKKCIEIGKMAREMAIQRFNTDNMLKEYINIYNLIVRT, encoded by the coding sequence ATGACAACTAGCAAACCAGCTATATGGTTCCCTGCAATAAGAACACATACTGGTACAGATGTTTTTACAGAACGATTAGTAGAAGGATTAAATAAACAAGGAATAAAAGCAGAAATAACTTGGTTACCATTACGAGCTGAATATCTACCTTGGACTGTACCCATTCCATCTCCCCCAAAATGGGCAACCATAGTACATGTAAATACTTGGTTACATACTCGATTTTTACCTAAACAATTACCTGTAATTGCGACCTTACACCATGCTATTCACGATCCTGAATTACATCCACGCAAGGGCATGTTAAGAGCAGCTTATCACAGGTATTGGATAGCACCGAATGAACGACGCGTAATGCAACTAGCAAATCATGTTACTGCTGTAAGCCAATTTGTGGCAAAAATGGCACAACAGACCTTGTGTAATGTTCCAATACAAGTAATTTATAACAGCATTGATACAGATAAATATAAACCTAGTCACTACCATAAAAAATCTAATGAACAATTTCAATTACTTTATGTCGGAGCATGGCGTAATTTAAAAGGTGTAGACTTATTATTCCCCATAATAAGCAAATTAGGTGATAATTTTAAGCTCCAATATACAGGTGGTGAAGCAGCAAAAAAAGATAGCATATATATGCCACCGAATACACATGATTTAGGAAAGTTGACTCATGAACAAGTAATTAAAGCAATGCAAAATGCTGATGCTCTTTTATTTCCATCAAGAAGTGAAGGATTCGGATTAGTTGTTATTGAAGCAATGGCCTGTGGTTTACCTGTTGTTATTACCAATGGTTCAGCATTAACTGAACTAATAAATCATGGTGTGACAGGTCTTTTATGTGAAAAAGATAATATTCAGGATTTCGTCGAAACGATTCAATATTTAAAACGAAACCCCAAAAAATGTATAGAGATAGGAAAAATGGCGAGAGAAATGGCTATTCAAAGATTTAATACCGATAATATGTTGAAAGAATATATCAATATATATAATCTAATCGTTAGAACCTAA